ATGCCGGAGAAGCCATTCTGGAAGTTAAAAGTGATCTGAAAAATTTTGGTGGCCGCGATTGTTATCATGTTGTCGGCACCGGAAGCACTGTTGGAGCATTCGACTGGTTTTTTAAAGTCAGGGACCGATATGAAAGTGTAGTTGACAAAGATGCAATGCTTCCATGGATGTTTATCCGTCGCGTGAATGAAGGCGGTTATATCATCAATCAAAACGTCAGTTTCAATCATTACAAAGACTCCGCTTACAGCGAGAAAAAAACGATTTCAATTCCGGAAAATACCCAGGACCTTATTTCCGCATTTTATTATGCACGCACACTCGATTTCGCGAATGCAAAGGAAGGAGATATTTTTCCAATCATGGGTTATCTGGATGATGCCACCATTCCGCTCAACCTGAAATTTCTTGGTAGGGAAGAAGTGAAAACAAAAAAGGGAACATTTAAATGTGTAAAGTTTCGTCCGATGTTACAGGAAGGACGAGTATTCAAAGATCAGGAGGACATGACAGTCTGGATCAGCGACGATAAAAACAGAATTCCCGTACGCGTACAAACAGACATCCTGATCGGATCGATCAAAATGGATCTTGTCGATTTTGATAACCTCGCCAACGAACCGGCGATCACTAAAAAATAATCAAGAAAATCTTTGCGCTCTTTGCACCTTTGCGCGAAAATTATTTCACACAAAGAACGCAAAGATTTATAATGTAATTCCTGATGGAGCCAGTCATAAATTATTTTAACGCCGAAAAATCCGAAAGCCTTCTTTTTATCCTTGTCGGAATAATCGCGATTTCAGTTTCAGCATATTTTATTCTGCAGATCAAACAACCTTTTTACAATGGCATGTGTTGGCCCTTGATTGCTATTGCTTTTATACAAATCACTGTAGGCACTTCGGTATATTTTCGAAGTCCGAAAGATATTCAACGGGTAACATCAATTA
This DNA window, taken from Bacteroidota bacterium, encodes the following:
- a CDS encoding DUF3108 domain-containing protein — translated: MKKLILLFILFSFGASGVVPAQKKLRTIKNESFKPGEILKFRIHYGFMDAGEAILEVKSDLKNFGGRDCYHVVGTGSTVGAFDWFFKVRDRYESVVDKDAMLPWMFIRRVNEGGYIINQNVSFNHYKDSAYSEKKTISIPENTQDLISAFYYARTLDFANAKEGDIFPIMGYLDDATIPLNLKFLGREEVKTKKGTFKCVKFRPMLQEGRVFKDQEDMTVWISDDKNRIPVRVQTDILIGSIKMDLVDFDNLANEPAITKK